A window of Gammaproteobacteria bacterium genomic DNA:
TGCCACCCAGGAGCCCCGGGGCTGGTTCGCCCGTCTGATGAGCAAACTCTTCGGCGGCTGACGGGACATCGCGGGAGGATCCGTGGTCTCCGACCTGGCTTCCCTTCAACCCAGGTCGACCCTCACCCGGTCCGCCCGCTCATAGCCGCCACCAAGGTACTCCTGCACCGCCGCCGACGGGTCTTCCACGGCGGTGAGCACGCCCTCGATACCCTTCTCTTTCAGCTTGCGCACCATGCCCTGTCCCATGTGGCGGGTGATGAGCACATCGACCCGGTCGAGGGGATGGGGCTGGTGGGCGGGAAAACCGTGGAAGGCCTGCTCCTTGGGCAGTTCCAGCCACTCTTCGCCCGTGACCCGAGCGTCCTCCACGGTGAATATCCGAAACCGGCGACAGCGCCCGGCGTGGTCGGTG
This region includes:
- a CDS encoding NifB/NifX family molybdenum-iron cluster-binding protein, with product MLIAVTSQNRKTVTDHAGRCRRFRIFTVEDARVTGEEWLELPKEQAFHGFPAHQPHPLDRVDVLITRHMGQGMVRKLKEKGIEGVLTAVEDPSAAVQEYLGGGYERADRVRVDLG